From one Lactiplantibacillus paraplantarum genomic stretch:
- the manA gene encoding mannose-6-phosphate isomerase, class I, giving the protein MSEPYFLKPVFHEKIWGGTKLHDDFDYDIPSDHTGECWAISAHPHGPATVENGPYAGLTLDQVWAEHRDVFGNAKGDVFPLLTKILDASEDLSVQVHPDDAYAAEHEHELGKTECWYVIAAEPGATMIYGHHAQTREQLAEWINNGEWDKLLRRVPVKPGDFLYVPSGTIHAVGKGIMVLETQQSSDTTYRLYDWDRVDKTTGQKRELHLQQSIDTTNVPHHDPDLDITTTQVGDATVTKYVQSPFFGVWQWRLTDGQATFNRGTAPYTLVSVLAGQGSITVDGQEYPLSKGIHFILPFDVKQWTLKGDLQIIASEPGAKA; this is encoded by the coding sequence ATGAGTGAACCGTACTTTTTAAAACCCGTATTTCATGAAAAAATTTGGGGTGGGACTAAGTTACATGATGATTTTGACTATGATATTCCCAGTGACCATACTGGTGAATGTTGGGCTATTTCAGCTCATCCCCATGGCCCAGCGACTGTTGAAAACGGCCCGTATGCCGGCTTGACGTTGGATCAGGTGTGGGCAGAACACCGGGACGTTTTTGGCAATGCCAAGGGTGATGTCTTCCCATTATTAACGAAGATTTTGGATGCCAGTGAAGACTTATCGGTTCAGGTTCATCCTGACGACGCTTATGCGGCTGAACATGAGCATGAACTCGGTAAGACTGAATGTTGGTACGTTATTGCGGCTGAACCTGGCGCCACCATGATTTATGGACACCATGCGCAGACCCGTGAACAACTTGCTGAATGGATCAATAATGGAGAATGGGATAAGTTATTGCGGCGTGTGCCCGTCAAACCCGGCGACTTTCTCTATGTTCCATCGGGGACGATCCATGCTGTCGGTAAAGGTATTATGGTCTTAGAGACGCAACAAAGTTCTGATACGACTTACCGGCTGTACGATTGGGATCGGGTCGATAAGACGACTGGTCAAAAGCGGGAGCTCCACTTACAACAATCAATTGATACTACTAATGTGCCTCATCATGATCCTGATCTCGACATTACGACGACGCAGGTTGGGGATGCTACGGTGACAAAGTACGTGCAATCACCATTCTTCGGCGTTTGGCAATGGCGGTTAACGGATGGTCAAGCGACCTTTAATCGGGGAACGGCACCGTATACGTTGGTCTCGGTACTAGCCGGTCAAGGAAGCATTACCGTTGATGGTCAAGAGTATCCACTGAGCAAAGGCATTCATTTTATCTTACCGTTTGATGTTAAACAATGGACGTTGAAGGGCGATTTACAAATTATCGCCTCAGAACCAGGGGCCAAGGCTTAA
- a CDS encoding serine hydrolase domain-containing protein, protein MGTFKRTEAQINEMVQKRVIPGASYALIDGPEIHTGQMGVAQVKPTIKPLWADAMYDLASVTKVVGTTTVALQLIQNGLLEMDRPVHDYLPSLQSTTITSRNLMTHTSGLSGYIPNRNALSAEALLAALQQLPISNRNRNHRVVYTDLGLIIMGQVIERIVGEAIQPLITERVLRPLGLWHTSFQPSREKVVPTTYSVQTGLLQGIVHDPKAQVLGEHCGSAGLFASVADLVRFSQLMLGQIDVPTVLTQATIANLYQDWTPNRHLRRSFGWNLWHRPAETAPVIFHTGYTGTLLMLDRQRQQGFVFLSNRVHPVANNQTFLPARRQLIAAWLADTVTN, encoded by the coding sequence ATGGGAACTTTTAAGAGAACTGAAGCACAAATTAACGAGATGGTCCAAAAGCGAGTGATTCCGGGGGCAAGCTATGCTCTGATCGATGGGCCGGAGATACATACTGGTCAGATGGGAGTGGCTCAGGTGAAACCGACGATTAAGCCATTATGGGCGGATGCCATGTATGATTTGGCTTCGGTCACTAAGGTCGTGGGGACAACGACTGTCGCGTTACAGTTGATCCAGAATGGGTTACTTGAAATGGACCGGCCCGTGCACGATTATTTGCCCTCCTTGCAATCGACTACGATTACAAGTCGTAATTTAATGACACATACGAGTGGACTAAGTGGGTATATCCCCAATCGAAATGCACTATCAGCAGAAGCCTTACTAGCAGCGTTGCAACAGCTGCCAATCAGTAATCGTAATCGCAATCATCGCGTCGTGTATACTGACTTAGGCCTGATCATCATGGGTCAGGTGATTGAACGGATCGTGGGTGAGGCCATTCAACCGCTTATTACCGAGCGCGTTTTACGACCATTGGGACTATGGCATACGAGTTTCCAACCAAGCCGCGAGAAAGTCGTACCGACGACGTATTCAGTCCAAACTGGGTTATTGCAGGGGATTGTCCATGATCCCAAGGCGCAAGTCTTAGGCGAGCATTGCGGTTCAGCCGGTTTATTTGCGAGTGTCGCTGATTTAGTTCGTTTTTCTCAACTGATGCTCGGGCAAATTGATGTTCCTACCGTACTGACACAGGCCACGATTGCGAACTTGTATCAAGATTGGACGCCCAACCGGCATCTACGCCGAAGTTTTGGGTGGAATCTATGGCACCGTCCGGCTGAGACAGCCCCCGTCATTTTTCATACCGGTTATACAGGGACGTTGCTGATGCTCGATCGTCAGCGACAACAAGGATTTGTTTTTCTATCTAATCGGGTCCATCCAGTTGCTAATAACCAGACTTTCTTGCCAGCCCGCCGACAATTAATTGCAGCGTGGTTGGCGGATACGGTTACAAATTAG
- a CDS encoding branched-chain amino acid aminotransferase: protein MADVQLDWNNLGFEYRNLPYRYRAYWKDGAWYKKELTGDATLHISEGSTALHYGQQDFEGLKAYRTKDGSVQLFRPDRNAARMQTSCERLLMPQVPTDMFVDAVKQVVKANQDYVPPYGTGATLYLRPLMIGVGGNIGVHPAQEYIFTVFAMPVGSYFKGGMTPTNFTTSEYDRAAHKGTGAYKVGGNYAASLFPGQEAHTNGFSDCVYLDPVEHRKIEEVGSANFFGITKDGTFVTPKSPSILPSVTKYSLLYLAEHKFGMKTEQGDVYIDDLDRFAEAGACGTAAVISPIGGLEHQGKLHVFYSETEVGPVTKKLYDELTGIQFGDREAPEGWVQKVELD from the coding sequence ATGGCAGATGTACAATTAGACTGGAACAACTTGGGGTTTGAATACCGGAATCTTCCGTACCGTTACCGTGCGTATTGGAAAGATGGTGCTTGGTACAAAAAGGAATTAACGGGGGATGCAACTTTACATATTAGTGAAGGCTCAACAGCATTGCACTATGGTCAGCAAGATTTTGAAGGTTTGAAGGCTTATCGGACTAAGGATGGCAGTGTTCAGTTGTTTCGGCCGGACCGCAACGCCGCACGGATGCAGACTAGTTGTGAACGGTTGTTAATGCCACAAGTGCCAACGGATATGTTTGTGGATGCCGTTAAACAAGTTGTTAAGGCTAATCAAGATTACGTCCCACCATATGGTACGGGCGCGACCTTATATTTACGGCCATTAATGATTGGGGTTGGCGGTAATATTGGGGTCCATCCCGCTCAAGAATATATTTTTACGGTTTTTGCAATGCCAGTTGGTAGTTACTTTAAAGGTGGGATGACGCCGACGAACTTTACAACGTCTGAATATGATCGAGCAGCTCATAAAGGAACTGGGGCTTACAAAGTTGGTGGAAACTACGCTGCTAGTTTATTCCCAGGTCAAGAAGCACATACCAATGGGTTTTCTGACTGTGTTTATCTTGATCCGGTTGAGCATCGCAAGATTGAAGAAGTTGGGTCAGCTAACTTCTTTGGTATTACCAAGGACGGCACTTTCGTCACACCAAAATCACCATCAATTTTGCCATCTGTTACGAAGTATTCATTACTCTACTTGGCAGAACATAAATTTGGCATGAAGACGGAGCAAGGCGATGTCTATATTGATGATCTAGATCGTTTTGCTGAAGCGGGTGCTTGCGGAACTGCTGCTGTTATTTCGCCAATTGGTGGCTTGGAACATCAAGGAAAGTTACACGTGTTCTACAGTGAAACGGAAGTTGGTCCAGTCACCAAAAAATTATATGACGAATTGACTGGCATTCAATTTGGCGATCGAGAAGCGCCTGAAGGTTGGGTTCAGAAAGTTGAATTAGACTAA
- a CDS encoding ABC transporter ATP-binding protein — protein MSEKNTSSTKPARPAGGHGPGGHAGLVEKPKSFWKTAIRLMRYMSDRWVGLAVVMIFAIASVIFQIRTPKILGKATTELYKGIMKGAAQQKAGISQSGYPINFEKIGQIIMIVLIMYLASALFNFIQQYIMTRISQRTVYKLRRSFKGKMQKVPISYYDTHSNGDIMSRAVNDMDNIANTLQQNLTQAVTSTVTFIGTLWMMLTISWKLTLIALVTIPLSVVVVGVIAPKSQKFFGTQQKSLGLLNNQVEENYAGHVVIKSFNKEQDAIDDFEVQNNNYYQSAWKAQFISGIIMPLMMFLNNIGYVFVAIIGGIDVANGNVSLGNIQAFLQYTQQFSQPISQMANLLNTIQSTVASAERVFEVLDEEEMKQTKSNLPAEPDSDNLISLQHVQFGYADNALLMKDYNLDVKRGQQVAIVGPTGAGKTTIINLLERFYDIKGGSIKLNGTDTRDLHREDLRSHFAMVLQDTWLFTGTIFDNLKYGREDATDEEIYAAAKAAHVDSFVRKLPDGYQTVLNEEASNISQGQRQLLTIARAFVANPEILILDEATSSVDTRTEVHIQHAMERLLKNRTSFVVAHRLSTIQGADNIIVMNHGSVVETGTHEQLMAQNGFYADLYNSQFTGNISLN, from the coding sequence ATGAGCGAAAAGAATACGAGTTCAACCAAGCCTGCCCGTCCCGCTGGTGGCCACGGCCCTGGTGGTCATGCTGGACTGGTTGAAAAGCCTAAGAGTTTTTGGAAAACGGCGATTCGATTAATGCGCTACATGTCAGACCGCTGGGTCGGTTTGGCGGTGGTCATGATTTTTGCCATTGCTTCCGTGATCTTCCAGATTCGGACACCTAAGATTTTAGGTAAAGCAACGACTGAACTTTATAAGGGGATTATGAAGGGGGCCGCGCAACAAAAAGCTGGTATCAGCCAATCTGGTTACCCGATCAACTTTGAAAAAATTGGCCAAATCATTATGATTGTTTTGATCATGTACTTGGCCTCGGCACTGTTTAATTTTATTCAACAGTACATCATGACCCGAATTTCACAACGGACGGTTTATAAGCTACGGCGTTCGTTTAAAGGTAAGATGCAAAAGGTGCCGATTTCATATTACGATACCCATTCAAATGGTGACATTATGAGTCGGGCCGTCAATGATATGGATAACATTGCCAACACATTGCAACAAAACTTGACTCAAGCGGTCACAAGTACCGTAACGTTTATCGGGACCCTATGGATGATGCTGACAATTAGTTGGAAGTTAACGTTGATTGCATTAGTGACGATTCCATTGAGTGTGGTCGTGGTTGGTGTGATTGCACCAAAATCGCAAAAATTCTTTGGAACGCAACAAAAGAGTCTGGGATTACTGAATAACCAAGTTGAAGAAAACTATGCTGGTCATGTGGTTATTAAAAGCTTCAATAAGGAACAGGACGCCATCGATGACTTTGAAGTTCAAAATAATAACTATTATCAATCTGCATGGAAGGCTCAATTTATTTCGGGGATTATTATGCCATTAATGATGTTCCTGAATAACATTGGTTACGTGTTCGTAGCGATTATTGGTGGGATTGATGTGGCGAATGGGAATGTTTCACTTGGGAATATTCAAGCCTTCTTACAATATACACAACAGTTCTCACAACCAATTTCACAAATGGCGAACTTGTTGAACACGATTCAATCAACCGTAGCTTCTGCTGAACGGGTCTTTGAAGTGCTCGATGAAGAAGAAATGAAGCAAACTAAATCAAACTTACCAGCCGAACCAGATAGTGATAACTTAATTAGCTTGCAACACGTGCAATTTGGTTATGCAGATAATGCTTTACTAATGAAGGATTATAATCTGGATGTTAAACGCGGTCAGCAGGTGGCCATTGTTGGGCCGACTGGTGCTGGTAAGACCACGATCATTAACTTATTGGAACGCTTTTATGATATTAAAGGTGGTTCCATCAAGTTAAATGGGACCGATACACGGGACTTACATCGTGAAGACTTGCGTTCACACTTTGCAATGGTGCTGCAGGATACTTGGCTCTTTACGGGCACGATTTTTGATAACTTGAAGTATGGACGTGAGGACGCTACGGATGAAGAAATTTATGCGGCGGCTAAGGCAGCCCACGTTGATAGTTTCGTTCGTAAGTTGCCAGATGGTTATCAAACGGTTTTGAACGAAGAAGCTTCGAATATTTCACAAGGTCAACGTCAACTGTTGACGATTGCGCGGGCGTTTGTTGCTAATCCGGAAATCTTAATTCTGGACGAAGCAACGAGTTCTGTCGATACGCGGACTGAAGTTCATATCCAACACGCCATGGAACGTCTGTTGAAGAATCGGACTAGCTTTGTAGTGGCGCACCGGTTGTCTACCATTCAAGGTGCCGATAACATTATTGTGATGAACCATGGATCAGTGGTTGAGACTGGGACGCATGAACAATTAATGGCTCAAAATGGGTTCTATGCGGATCTATATAATAGTCAATTCACTGGTAATATTAGTCTCAACTAA
- a CDS encoding ABC transporter ATP-binding protein: protein MLKIAKGRISYPAVIGAVLFMIVQVIATLNLPSLTSNIVNNGVATGDISYIWKIGFEMIGFSLLSVVAAFGNVFLAARSSQQLGKNLRSDIYKKVINFSNDEFDKVETSSLITRTTNDVVQIQNVAMMALRMMIMAPIMLVGASFLAYTKSHELTWIFVVSIPVLLIFIGLIMGFAIPLFRAMQTKTDRINLVFREGLTGVRVIRAFRQDKFEQDRFEDANQDYTHNAIKVNTIVALAYPVMTLIMSGTNVAIVWFGGQLISSQTMQIGNMIAFMTYAMQVLMSFMMLAMVFAFIPRAAASASRIQEVLNIEPKITDPEKATTLPAATEHSLEFDHVNYRYQSAEQLALEDIDFKAHSGQTVAIIGGTGSGKTTLVNLIPRFYDIESGAVKLDGTDVRQLKLAELHQAVSFVPQTATLFTGTIRENMQFGNEHATDDEIWHALEIARSTDFVKEEGGLDAHVEQGGGNFSGGQRQRLAIARALVKHASAYVFDDSFSALDFKTDAQLRAELRQDKQIQQSVVVIVAQRIATVADADLILVLDNGKLVGKGTHAELKANNEVYQEIMKSQLREEDQL, encoded by the coding sequence ATGCTTAAAATAGCAAAAGGTCGGATTTCGTATCCTGCGGTGATTGGTGCGGTCTTATTTATGATCGTGCAAGTGATTGCGACCTTAAATTTGCCTAGTTTGACATCTAATATTGTGAACAATGGGGTTGCCACTGGTGACATTAGTTATATTTGGAAAATTGGTTTTGAAATGATTGGTTTTTCATTGTTATCAGTTGTGGCAGCATTTGGGAACGTCTTTTTAGCGGCGCGATCATCACAACAGTTAGGGAAAAACTTACGGTCGGATATTTATAAGAAGGTTATTAATTTTTCGAATGATGAATTCGATAAAGTTGAGACGTCTTCATTGATTACTCGGACAACCAACGACGTGGTCCAAATTCAAAACGTCGCCATGATGGCGTTGCGGATGATGATCATGGCCCCCATCATGTTAGTCGGGGCCAGTTTTTTAGCGTACACTAAGAGTCACGAATTAACTTGGATCTTCGTGGTCTCCATTCCGGTATTGCTAATTTTTATTGGTTTGATTATGGGATTTGCAATTCCACTTTTCCGAGCGATGCAAACTAAGACTGATCGCATTAACCTGGTTTTCCGTGAGGGCTTAACTGGTGTGCGGGTGATTCGCGCATTCCGTCAAGATAAGTTTGAACAGGATCGCTTTGAAGATGCCAACCAAGATTACACGCATAACGCAATTAAGGTTAATACGATCGTCGCTTTAGCATACCCGGTAATGACCTTGATCATGAGTGGAACTAACGTGGCCATTGTTTGGTTTGGTGGCCAGTTGATCAGTAGTCAAACGATGCAAATTGGGAATATGATTGCTTTCATGACTTATGCGATGCAAGTGCTGATGAGCTTCATGATGCTGGCCATGGTGTTTGCGTTCATCCCACGGGCAGCCGCTTCTGCTTCTCGGATTCAAGAAGTTTTGAACATTGAACCTAAAATTACTGATCCTGAAAAAGCAACAACGTTACCAGCCGCAACTGAACACAGTCTTGAATTTGATCATGTGAACTATCGGTATCAAAGTGCGGAACAATTGGCACTGGAAGATATTGATTTTAAGGCCCATTCTGGCCAGACCGTTGCTATTATTGGTGGTACCGGTTCTGGGAAGACGACCTTAGTCAATCTGATCCCACGATTTTATGATATCGAAAGTGGTGCAGTTAAATTAGATGGTACGGACGTGCGGCAGTTGAAATTAGCTGAGTTGCATCAAGCGGTTTCATTTGTACCGCAGACGGCAACCTTGTTTACGGGGACTATTCGTGAAAATATGCAGTTTGGGAACGAGCATGCAACCGATGACGAAATTTGGCACGCTTTAGAGATCGCTCGCTCAACGGACTTCGTAAAAGAAGAAGGCGGCTTGGATGCGCACGTTGAACAGGGTGGGGGTAACTTCTCTGGTGGTCAACGGCAACGGTTAGCGATTGCCCGTGCCCTGGTCAAGCATGCTTCTGCTTACGTGTTCGATGATTCCTTCTCAGCATTAGATTTTAAAACTGATGCACAATTACGGGCTGAATTACGGCAAGATAAGCAAATTCAACAGAGTGTCGTTGTGATTGTGGCACAACGGATTGCAACGGTAGCGGATGCTGATCTGATTTTGGTACTTGATAATGGTAAATTGGTCGGTAAAGGTACCCATGCTGAATTAAAAGCTAATAATGAAGTTTATCAAGAAATTATGAAGTCACAATTACGAGAGGAGGATCAGCTGTAA
- a CDS encoding YxeA family protein, with translation MNKKGVIGLLLVIVMLSVGTLLITPTITKNQGSELAMAVDNLNPLVKVQTVYGRTNSAVSHTTGQMGEDVYTYRVLTSDGQGNQRWLTFTADHRLKQRHYLKIETKGQNVNAWEAVSTTNVPRNVQEVLA, from the coding sequence ATGAATAAAAAAGGGGTTATTGGTTTGTTGTTAGTTATTGTAATGCTTAGTGTAGGTACGTTGCTAATTACGCCGACGATAACGAAGAATCAAGGGAGTGAGTTAGCGATGGCAGTTGATAATCTGAACCCGTTAGTTAAGGTACAGACAGTCTATGGTCGAACGAATTCGGCCGTGAGTCATACCACCGGCCAGATGGGGGAGGATGTGTACACGTATCGGGTGCTGACTAGCGACGGACAAGGTAATCAACGCTGGTTAACATTTACGGCGGATCACCGTCTAAAGCAGCGGCACTATTTAAAAATTGAAACTAAAGGGCAAAACGTGAACGCTTGGGAAGCCGTGTCAACGACTAACGTTCCCAGAAATGTTCAAGAAGTACTAGCTTAA
- a CDS encoding polysaccharide deacetylase family protein: protein MHRRGINYLLSLITTLGLLAGCQAASPATKQASSQSSKASSKSTHSTIKHQSPAHPYQHWHAVKVVHLPILMYHSISSGNQLRVPAKEFRAEMTYLKTHGYRTLTANEAVYALKHRRLPQKKVVWVTLDDSYKDNMTAAWPILKQTHQHATINFITGFTHKKNHLTLADAKQMQASGNIDFQSHTVRHLDLNNLTYQVQLTELSSSKKWLDHNLQQNTQVICYPAGRANNQTIKADKQAGYQYALSTAPGIATSAQNAYNLTRQRVVPGMSLTAFQTLLTTTNE, encoded by the coding sequence ATGCACAGACGGGGTATCAACTATTTATTAAGCTTAATCACGACACTTGGCCTCTTAGCCGGCTGTCAGGCTGCTTCACCGGCAACTAAACAAGCCAGTAGTCAATCATCTAAGGCTAGTTCCAAAAGCACACACAGCACAATTAAACACCAATCACCGGCACACCCTTATCAGCATTGGCATGCCGTCAAAGTGGTCCACTTGCCGATCCTGATGTATCACAGTATTTCCAGCGGGAACCAGTTACGTGTCCCTGCCAAAGAATTTCGGGCAGAGATGACGTACTTAAAAACCCATGGGTACCGGACATTGACTGCTAATGAAGCCGTCTACGCTTTAAAACATCGGCGCCTTCCACAAAAGAAAGTTGTCTGGGTCACGCTCGATGATAGCTACAAGGACAACATGACAGCGGCTTGGCCAATTTTAAAACAGACGCACCAACATGCCACCATCAATTTCATCACCGGCTTTACCCATAAAAAGAATCACTTAACTTTAGCCGATGCCAAGCAGATGCAGGCTTCCGGCAATATTGACTTTCAAAGTCATACCGTTCGCCATTTAGACTTAAATAACTTAACTTACCAGGTCCAATTAACCGAATTATCGAGTTCAAAAAAATGGCTCGATCATAATTTACAGCAAAATACTCAAGTTATTTGTTACCCGGCTGGACGTGCAAACAATCAGACGATTAAAGCCGATAAACAGGCTGGTTACCAATATGCGCTGTCAACGGCACCTGGCATCGCCACTAGCGCACAGAACGCGTACAACCTCACTCGACAACGGGTCGTACCTGGAATGTCGCTCACGGCCTTTCAGACACTATTAACGACTACCAATGAATAG
- a CDS encoding phage holin, which produces MRKISFKNADGSLNGKLIAGIISLLIVLVQQIFAMFGIKFTGDWSAIIAVLNTVLTILGMLGVITDVQTVTVPTVKSDEESQVEATANKVADEAQTPTSTVAVVNSSASSNTETTSESASQSGEKVV; this is translated from the coding sequence ATGAGAAAAATTAGTTTTAAGAATGCTGATGGAAGCTTGAATGGTAAATTGATCGCTGGAATTATTTCGTTACTGATCGTTTTGGTTCAACAAATCTTTGCCATGTTTGGCATTAAGTTTACTGGTGACTGGTCAGCAATTATCGCAGTATTGAATACCGTATTAACGATCCTCGGTATGCTGGGCGTTATTACTGACGTTCAAACAGTGACAGTACCAACAGTTAAAAGTGACGAGGAAAGCCAAGTTGAAGCGACGGCTAATAAAGTTGCTGACGAAGCGCAAACACCAACGTCCACAGTCGCTGTAGTGAATAGTTCTGCATCATCTAACACTGAAACGACGTCAGAATCCGCCTCACAATCAGGAGAAAAAGTAGTATAA
- a CDS encoding GH25 family lysozyme — protein sequence MNKHKLKALILTVGAIFMAFLMVNVTSQAARMDMVDVSNNNGYMSTAEYVSMRNEFGVKALTVKISEGTTFKDGYAASNIANGQAAGLYVNGYHFAHYKTKAQAIAEADYAGQAAKAAGLPVGAVLATDVESAEEQGILSQATNDRNNAAFMKEIQKFGYRADIYTSGSWANNKMTIKGKTGWVAGYPYVMSGQKWYTNNNAWQWSGSAHFRISYGGFDVSQLYTDYYTAGQKSTVKPTNKDAVKANNQGANKNTSKPSTSAKWVKEAKTYTLKTAVKLRTGASTSSNAITILPAGTTVKTDQAIIQGGYRWVRQPRSHGYGYLATGPASNTLEYVKSGATHTYYTVKSGDSWWAIAQRNGLNMTTLASQNGKTIYTTIYPGQRLVVR from the coding sequence TTGAATAAGCACAAGTTAAAGGCACTCATCTTAACGGTGGGCGCCATTTTTATGGCCTTTTTAATGGTCAATGTTACCAGTCAGGCTGCTCGCATGGATATGGTGGATGTGTCGAATAACAACGGCTATATGAGTACCGCTGAGTATGTTTCGATGCGTAACGAGTTTGGTGTTAAGGCCCTCACCGTTAAGATTAGTGAAGGCACAACCTTCAAAGATGGCTATGCTGCTAGCAATATCGCTAATGGTCAAGCGGCTGGCTTATACGTCAACGGCTATCATTTTGCCCATTATAAAACTAAGGCCCAAGCGATTGCCGAAGCTGATTATGCTGGTCAGGCAGCCAAAGCGGCCGGGTTACCGGTGGGCGCAGTATTGGCAACGGACGTAGAATCGGCTGAAGAACAAGGAATCTTGTCACAAGCAACCAATGACCGCAACAATGCCGCCTTCATGAAAGAGATTCAGAAGTTTGGTTATCGGGCCGACATTTACACGTCTGGATCATGGGCTAACAACAAGATGACCATCAAGGGCAAAACAGGGTGGGTTGCTGGCTACCCCTATGTCATGTCTGGTCAGAAATGGTATACGAATAACAATGCCTGGCAATGGTCTGGGTCAGCCCATTTCCGGATTAGTTACGGTGGGTTTGACGTTAGTCAACTTTATACTGATTACTACACAGCTGGTCAAAAATCAACGGTCAAACCGACCAATAAGGATGCGGTTAAGGCCAACAACCAGGGAGCCAACAAAAACACTTCCAAGCCATCTACGTCAGCCAAGTGGGTCAAGGAAGCGAAGACCTACACACTCAAGACTGCGGTTAAGCTGCGCACAGGCGCGTCAACGTCATCAAATGCGATCACTATTTTGCCAGCTGGAACCACGGTTAAGACGGACCAGGCCATTATTCAAGGTGGCTATCGTTGGGTGCGTCAACCACGTTCACATGGGTATGGTTATCTAGCAACTGGCCCGGCAAGTAATACGCTGGAATATGTAAAGAGTGGTGCAACTCACACGTATTACACAGTCAAGTCTGGCGACAGCTGGTGGGCAATCGCACAACGCAACGGCCTAAATATGACTACATTAGCTAGTCAGAACGGCAAGACGATTTACACCACTATCTATCCTGGCCAGCGATTGGTGGTGCGGTAA
- a CDS encoding DUF1617 family protein, whose translation MTARKEVVTFTNGQLVTIGNTLSEFKLKGRASLGRTWLIKHLEDLNKQFNADQLATQKNFFKTDKDGNFVYKEDKKTLILKDDYTMDEAQKEFDQLVDEPVSIEISSYSARMKALYHALEDYPYELEGQTALVYALVFDQFDKAYGKGE comes from the coding sequence ATGACAGCAAGAAAAGAAGTAGTAACATTCACAAATGGACAACTAGTAACCATCGGCAATACTTTATCAGAGTTCAAGCTTAAAGGCCGAGCTTCGCTTGGGCGGACGTGGTTAATTAAGCATCTAGAGGATCTTAATAAGCAATTTAACGCTGACCAATTAGCAACCCAAAAGAATTTCTTTAAAACGGATAAAGATGGGAACTTTGTTTATAAGGAAGACAAAAAGACTCTAATTCTGAAAGATGACTATACCATGGATGAAGCTCAAAAAGAGTTTGATCAATTGGTGGACGAACCTGTAAGCATTGAAATTAGCTCATATTCTGCACGAATGAAAGCTTTGTATCATGCACTTGAAGACTATCCGTATGAGCTGGAAGGTCAAACAGCTCTAGTATACGCATTGGTATTTGATCAGTTTGACAAAGCATATGGAAAAGGGGAATAA